In a genomic window of Aggregatimonas sangjinii:
- a CDS encoding gluconokinase: MQKNIFYIMGVSGCGKSTVGKLLAEELNFPFFDGDDYHPAENLEKMASGKALTDKDRMGWLKTLNHLAQQYVDSGAVIACSALKRSYRDLLRYDLKEQSTFVYLKGSFSEIQARLEQRKGHFMPTALLKSQFDALEIPTDAITVAIEMKPEEIVAKILSSIA, translated from the coding sequence ATGCAAAAGAATATTTTCTACATCATGGGCGTCTCGGGTTGCGGTAAATCAACCGTTGGTAAACTTCTAGCGGAAGAATTGAATTTCCCTTTCTTTGACGGGGATGATTACCATCCAGCGGAGAACCTAGAAAAAATGGCTTCCGGCAAAGCCCTTACCGACAAGGACAGAATGGGCTGGTTGAAGACTTTGAACCATTTGGCCCAGCAGTATGTTGACTCCGGTGCTGTAATCGCTTGTTCCGCCTTGAAAAGGTCATACAGAGATCTTCTGCGGTACGATTTGAAGGAACAGTCTACTTTTGTATACTTGAAGGGCTCGTTTTCCGAAATACAAGCAAGATTGGAGCAAAGAAAAGGGCATTTCATGCCAACGGCCTTATTGAAATCACAATTCGACGCCCTCGAAATACCTACTGACGCAATCACGGTCGCCATTGAAATGAAGCCCGAAGAAATTGTTGCGAAGATTTTGTCTTCGATCGCGTAA
- a CDS encoding response regulator transcription factor: METINKKILLVEDDPNFGIVLKDYLSMNDFDVTLAKNGMEGFEKFKKDNFDVCILDVMMPYKDGFTLAKEIREKNENVPIVFLTAKTMKEDVLKGYKAGADDYLNKPFDSEVLLMKLKAIIQRKSSNSLADSKKFEFQIGGFHLNSKLRFLKYKDEEAIKLSPKENELLRLLALHENDLMPRELALTKIWRDDNYFTSRSMDVYIAKLRKYLKRDPTTEILNIHGEGFRLVVKTE, from the coding sequence ATGGAAACAATCAACAAGAAAATTCTTTTGGTCGAAGACGATCCCAATTTTGGTATCGTTTTAAAAGACTATCTGTCAATGAACGATTTTGACGTAACCTTGGCAAAAAATGGTATGGAAGGTTTCGAGAAATTCAAAAAGGACAATTTTGATGTCTGTATTTTGGATGTAATGATGCCTTATAAAGATGGCTTCACCTTGGCCAAAGAGATTCGGGAAAAGAACGAGAACGTGCCCATTGTTTTCCTTACGGCGAAGACGATGAAAGAAGATGTATTGAAAGGTTATAAGGCAGGTGCCGACGACTATTTGAACAAACCATTCGATTCAGAAGTGCTCTTGATGAAGCTTAAAGCTATTATTCAAAGAAAATCCTCTAATAGCTTGGCCGATAGCAAGAAGTTTGAATTTCAGATAGGTGGATTTCATCTGAATTCTAAGCTTCGGTTTTTAAAGTACAAGGATGAGGAGGCCATAAAATTGTCTCCAAAGGAAAATGAATTGTTGCGTCTTTTGGCCTTGCATGAGAATGATTTAATGCCGCGGGAGTTGGCGTTGACCAAGATATGGAGGGATGACAATTACTTTACTTCAAGGAGTATGGACGTATATATCGCCAAACTTCGAAAATACCTGAAAAGGGACCCTACAACGGAAATTTTGAACATACACGGAGAAGGCTTCCGATTGGTCGTCAAAACGGAATAA
- a CDS encoding sensor histidine kinase — translation MNKKLFVLMVVLMSLSLIGIIFVQGFWIKKSVEDKEEQFSNAISQVLGRITDKVEERERRDYYDRYFLQDSIGDPVETNLKNIFFIDRNLNTNEILYYSHGILEEKYDISSTFFDNGSGTDSTTISNFTSTRSKTIFKPNYGLDGQSQRLDAVDRLEKINTLSSIEKAQFDDVFSENAKLVPIHKRVSKQELQLLIDRELKDRGLDVEYEYGIYSKGLPTKVKSRKFKFANTAVYKAPIFEDEDGDTDFSLLITFPKKKTFLIQSILGMAILSLVFTLIIVASYSGAIYQLIRQKQISEIKSDFINNMTHEFKTPIATINLAVEAIRNPKTIDDKDKVIRYLGMIRDENKRMHAQVENVLRISKLEKNQLDISKDRVDVHDIIGDAITHVELMVQDKGGYIETHFDAKRTEVLASEMHFTNVIINILDNAIKYSPEAPKIDVYTEVAKNWVIIMIKDQGAGMSKAVLKKVFEKFYREHTGNIHNVKGHGLGLSYVKKIIDDHQGEVYAESEKGKGSTFYIKMPLI, via the coding sequence ATGAACAAGAAGTTATTTGTTCTTATGGTAGTGCTCATGAGCCTATCGTTGATCGGGATAATTTTTGTCCAAGGTTTTTGGATCAAAAAGTCGGTCGAGGACAAAGAAGAGCAGTTTTCCAACGCCATCTCCCAGGTGCTTGGTAGAATCACCGACAAAGTAGAAGAACGAGAACGTAGAGACTACTATGATAGGTATTTCCTGCAAGACAGTATCGGTGACCCGGTCGAGACCAATCTCAAGAACATCTTTTTCATAGACAGGAATTTGAACACCAATGAAATACTGTACTATTCACACGGTATTTTAGAAGAAAAATACGACATATCATCAACGTTCTTTGACAATGGCAGTGGCACGGATTCTACGACCATATCGAACTTTACCAGCACGCGCAGCAAAACGATTTTCAAACCCAATTATGGGTTGGATGGGCAGAGCCAGCGATTGGATGCAGTAGATAGGTTGGAAAAAATCAATACACTTTCAAGTATTGAGAAAGCCCAGTTCGATGATGTTTTTAGTGAAAATGCGAAACTGGTTCCCATTCACAAGCGTGTTTCCAAGCAGGAATTACAGTTATTGATCGATCGGGAGTTGAAGGATCGTGGGTTGGACGTAGAATACGAATACGGCATTTACAGCAAAGGGCTGCCGACAAAAGTGAAGTCGCGAAAGTTCAAATTCGCGAATACGGCCGTGTACAAGGCTCCTATTTTCGAGGATGAGGATGGTGACACCGATTTTTCGTTACTAATCACTTTTCCGAAGAAAAAGACATTTTTGATTCAGTCTATCTTGGGAATGGCGATTTTGTCGCTTGTGTTTACATTGATTATTGTCGCATCCTATTCCGGGGCGATTTATCAACTTATCCGCCAGAAGCAGATTTCCGAGATAAAGTCGGATTTCATAAACAATATGACGCATGAGTTCAAAACCCCGATTGCGACGATCAACTTGGCGGTAGAGGCCATTCGTAATCCGAAAACCATCGATGACAAGGATAAGGTTATTCGATACCTAGGGATGATTCGGGACGAAAATAAACGGATGCACGCGCAGGTAGAAAATGTATTGCGTATTTCAAAACTTGAGAAGAACCAACTCGATATAAGTAAGGATAGGGTTGACGTGCACGACATAATTGGGGACGCGATTACCCATGTTGAGTTGATGGTACAGGACAAGGGAGGCTATATCGAGACCCATTTCGACGCGAAGAGAACGGAAGTATTGGCAAGTGAAATGCATTTTACGAATGTTATTATCAACATTTTGGACAATGCCATAAAATACTCGCCAGAAGCTCCTAAAATTGATGTGTACACGGAGGTAGCAAAAAATTGGGTGATTATTATGATAAAAGACCAGGGTGCAGGTATGAGCAAAGCGGTCTTAAAAAAAGTTTTTGAAAAGTTTTACAGGGAGCATACTGGGAACATACATAATGTAAAAGGACATGGTTTAGGCCTTTCCTACGTTAAAAAAATTATAGATGACCACCAAGGTGAAGTCTATGCGGAAAGTGAAAAAGGAAAAGGAAGCACTTTCTATATAAAAATGCCTTTAATATAA
- the coaE gene encoding dephospho-CoA kinase (Dephospho-CoA kinase (CoaE) performs the final step in coenzyme A biosynthesis.), producing MKIVALTGGIGSGKSTVAKMFMALGVPVYNSDKEAKALLHRSTSIKNALIDLLGEKAFSGEKLNKTYVADQIFADSALLQKMNNIIHPAVRKHFLKWAAKQKTPYVIQEAAIIFENGNQGFYDAVILVIAPQDTRIERVTKRDDVSREQVLARIANQWDDKKKIALSDFIINNIDIDATTEKVSEINTALLENS from the coding sequence ATGAAGATCGTAGCACTTACAGGAGGGATTGGCAGCGGCAAAAGTACAGTTGCTAAAATGTTCATGGCTCTGGGCGTACCTGTTTACAATTCCGACAAGGAGGCTAAAGCGCTCTTGCACCGCTCCACAAGCATAAAAAACGCCTTGATCGATCTCTTGGGAGAAAAAGCCTTTTCGGGTGAAAAGTTAAACAAAACCTATGTAGCCGACCAAATTTTTGCGGATTCGGCTTTGCTGCAAAAGATGAACAACATTATACATCCTGCCGTTAGGAAGCATTTTCTGAAATGGGCCGCAAAGCAGAAAACGCCTTACGTAATTCAAGAAGCAGCAATAATTTTCGAAAACGGCAACCAAGGCTTTTACGATGCCGTAATTCTTGTAATCGCCCCTCAAGATACACGTATTGAGCGAGTTACAAAAAGGGATGACGTGAGTCGCGAACAGGTTTTGGCCCGAATAGCGAATCAGTGGGATGATAAAAAGAAAATTGCCCTCTCCGATTTTATAATCAATAACATTGATATCGACGCGACCACTGAGAAAGTTTCGGAGATAAATACGGCTCTCCTTGAGAATAGCTAG
- a CDS encoding CdaR family protein, translating into MIEKIKNILKKRKAKLFFVFLFLSGLAWFISNLSNRYQGISTFELEFVNPPDSMMLVNASRSTMDVRLDAVGFQFLMFNLSSKKVEINLSDAIKKGGKYYLTPDSGRRQMEKQMTNGVKILDFGIDTLFFEFYDVISKKVPIKSKAKISFAQNYLLDGAIKITPDSIVLKGPQNEVDSIQFVETNAIELSELNDDFSIIAKLTKAPMLVKTEFSEEHAVLSGKVSRFSEKVVRVPVSIINLPENTVIQTFPNEVNVLVKASVDDLKKVRASDLEVIGDYKSVEGSDQNSIELRISRQPAAIHSVGLSKNQVDFILKRE; encoded by the coding sequence GTGATAGAGAAAATCAAAAACATCCTAAAAAAGCGAAAGGCGAAGTTGTTCTTTGTGTTTTTGTTTCTTTCCGGTTTGGCATGGTTTATCAGTAATCTATCCAATAGGTATCAAGGCATTTCAACTTTTGAACTTGAATTCGTGAACCCCCCGGATAGTATGATGCTCGTTAACGCATCAAGAAGTACTATGGATGTCAGACTCGATGCCGTTGGTTTTCAATTTTTAATGTTCAACCTGAGTTCCAAAAAGGTGGAGATCAATCTGTCGGATGCCATTAAAAAAGGAGGGAAATACTATTTGACACCTGACAGTGGAAGGCGCCAAATGGAGAAACAGATGACCAACGGGGTTAAGATATTGGATTTTGGGATAGATACGCTGTTCTTCGAGTTTTATGATGTAATAAGTAAGAAAGTCCCCATAAAATCGAAAGCGAAAATTTCTTTCGCACAGAACTATTTATTAGACGGCGCAATTAAAATTACTCCTGATTCTATTGTACTAAAAGGTCCGCAAAACGAAGTCGATTCGATTCAGTTTGTTGAAACCAATGCAATTGAACTATCCGAATTGAACGACGATTTTTCGATAATTGCCAAGTTAACGAAAGCACCTATGCTCGTTAAGACTGAATTTTCCGAAGAACATGCTGTTCTGAGTGGGAAGGTGTCCCGATTTTCGGAGAAGGTCGTTCGTGTGCCGGTCAGCATCATCAATTTACCTGAAAATACCGTAATACAAACGTTTCCCAACGAGGTAAATGTACTGGTCAAAGCGAGTGTCGATGATTTGAAAAAGGTGCGGGCAAGCGATCTTGAGGTAATCGGGGATTACAAATCGGTGGAGGGAAGCGATCAAAATTCTATTGAACTCCGAATTTCAAGGCAGCCGGCCGCTATTCATTCGGTCGGACTCTCCAAAAACCAGGTTGATTTTATCTTGAAACGAGAATGA
- a CDS encoding glycosyltransferase gives MDFNFSFIIPVYNRPDEIRELLESLVLQTYKKPFEIVVVEDGSTLDSKAVIAEFEQHLDISYFFKTNSGPGDSRNYGMERAKGNYFIILDSDCIIPPQYLEVAEQSLKKDFVHCYGGPDAAHDSFSTVQKAINYAMTALLTTGGIRGNKNAVGTFQPRSFNMGISKEAFENVGGYGKIHPGEDPDLTIRIWNKGYTTKLIPEAFVYHKRRIDWNKFYIQVNKFGMVRPILNKWHPKTAKMTYWFPTFFCFGFLVALILAAFGIALPFWLYVAYFTIIFIDSLIKNKSVAIALLSLVAVCIQFVGYGYGFLKSTMLVNFSNKPPQEIFPKLFFK, from the coding sequence ATCGACTTTAATTTTTCTTTTATCATTCCGGTATACAACAGACCTGACGAGATCAGGGAACTGCTAGAAAGCCTGGTACTTCAAACGTATAAAAAGCCGTTCGAAATCGTAGTCGTAGAAGATGGTTCTACCTTGGATTCAAAAGCTGTTATCGCTGAATTTGAACAGCATCTGGACATCTCCTACTTTTTCAAAACAAATTCGGGTCCTGGGGATTCCAGAAATTATGGTATGGAACGGGCCAAGGGCAACTACTTTATCATTTTGGATTCCGATTGTATTATTCCCCCGCAATACCTCGAAGTCGCGGAGCAATCGTTGAAGAAGGATTTTGTGCACTGCTATGGAGGCCCCGATGCCGCTCATGACTCCTTTAGTACGGTGCAAAAAGCCATAAATTATGCCATGACCGCCTTATTGACGACTGGCGGTATTCGCGGAAACAAAAACGCGGTAGGCACCTTTCAGCCCAGAAGTTTTAACATGGGCATCTCGAAGGAGGCCTTTGAAAACGTCGGGGGATATGGAAAGATTCATCCTGGCGAAGATCCAGACCTAACTATCAGGATATGGAACAAGGGGTATACAACTAAACTGATTCCCGAAGCTTTTGTGTACCATAAACGCCGTATCGATTGGAATAAATTTTACATACAAGTAAATAAATTCGGAATGGTTAGACCCATTTTAAATAAATGGCACCCCAAAACCGCTAAAATGACCTATTGGTTCCCAACATTTTTTTGCTTTGGATTTTTGGTCGCCTTGATTCTTGCCGCCTTTGGCATTGCATTACCTTTTTGGTTGTACGTGGCCTACTTCACGATCATTTTTATCGATTCGCTTATCAAGAACAAAAGCGTGGCGATTGCATTGCTGTCTCTGGTGGCGGTGTGCATACAGTTCGTGGGTTACGGATACGGCTTTTTAAAATCAACAATGTTGGTTAACTTTAGCAATAAGCCCCCCCAAGAAATTTTTCCCAAATTATTCTTTAAATAA
- a CDS encoding enoyl-ACP reductase translates to MSYNLLKGKKGIIFGALDENSIAWKTAERVHAEGGTFVLTNAPVAMRMGKINELAEKTGSEIIPADATLEEDLDNLINKSMEILGGKLDFVLHSIGMSVNVRKGRHYTDEKYDFTTKGWDISALSFHKVMQSIYKSDAMNEWGSIVALTYMASQRVFPDYNDMADNKAYLESVARSFGYFFGKEKKVRVNTISQSPTPTTAGTGVKGFDGFISYAEKMSPLGNATAQDCADYTVTLFSDLTRKVTMQNLFHDGGFSNTGVSQEVIEYFSK, encoded by the coding sequence ATGTCGTATAATCTATTAAAAGGTAAAAAGGGAATCATTTTTGGGGCCTTGGACGAGAATTCCATTGCATGGAAAACAGCAGAGCGGGTTCATGCCGAAGGTGGAACCTTTGTGTTGACCAATGCGCCCGTGGCCATGAGAATGGGCAAAATCAACGAATTGGCGGAAAAGACCGGTTCGGAGATTATTCCGGCAGACGCCACTTTGGAGGAGGATTTGGATAATCTCATCAACAAATCGATGGAAATTTTGGGCGGGAAACTCGATTTCGTGCTTCACTCTATCGGAATGTCCGTTAACGTTCGAAAAGGACGTCATTATACTGATGAGAAATACGACTTTACGACCAAAGGCTGGGATATTTCCGCACTTTCATTTCACAAGGTCATGCAGAGCATCTACAAGTCCGATGCCATGAACGAATGGGGCAGTATTGTGGCGCTAACCTACATGGCTTCGCAACGAGTGTTTCCCGATTATAACGATATGGCCGATAACAAAGCCTATTTAGAGTCGGTTGCCCGTAGTTTTGGATATTTCTTTGGTAAAGAGAAGAAAGTACGGGTAAATACGATATCGCAATCGCCCACACCGACTACAGCCGGTACCGGTGTAAAAGGCTTTGATGGCTTTATCAGTTATGCCGAGAAAATGTCCCCATTGGGGAATGCGACCGCTCAGGATTGCGCGGACTATACCGTTACCCTATTTTCAGATTTAACACGCAAGGTAACGATGCAGAACTTATTTCACGACGGTGGGTTTAGCAATACCGGTGTGAGCCAAGAGGTAATCGAATATTTTTCAAAATAG
- the recN gene encoding DNA repair protein RecN, whose protein sequence is MLVNLSIKNFALIDDLNVSFTKGFTVITGETGAGKSILLGALSLVLGKRADLSSLRKADGKCVIEAEFQIDHYGLKGFFKTNDLDYEPLTIVRREILPSGKSRAFINDSPVTLAILSELGGRLIDVHSQHQTLLLTENDFQLKLIDALADNKDLLQRYKEELKTFQKTLKELNQLIASQSEAIKEYDYNSFLLQELESAHLKEGLQDDLETEYEQLNNVETILEQLSQGYGLLNDEQMGLLGSLAQLKQLTNRLETYGPDFSKLSERVQSVFLELEDIATDLEAQQEKVEADPQRLEKVNTRLQLLYDLQRKHNVQEIEALLHIQSELSEKVSVTENLEEDIKDKKTQLVSDKQAVAKTAKAIRDSRQAAMPKLKKQLEESLVPLGMPSVSFKMEVTPSKEFKNNGQDDLTFLFSANKGSQYGELKKVASGGELSRIMLVIKAILGNYENLPTMMFDEIDTGVSGEISNKMGDIMHAMSKRMQVFSITHLPQVASKGHQHYKVFKEEEGATTHTRMTLLDQDERVVELAEMLGGKSLTDSAMAHARQLLN, encoded by the coding sequence GTGCTCGTAAACCTCTCCATTAAAAACTTCGCTCTTATTGACGACTTGAACGTATCGTTTACTAAGGGGTTTACGGTAATTACCGGCGAAACCGGAGCAGGGAAATCCATTTTGCTTGGTGCATTGTCTTTAGTCCTGGGAAAACGGGCCGATTTAAGCTCGTTACGTAAAGCCGATGGAAAGTGCGTTATCGAAGCTGAATTCCAGATTGACCACTATGGTCTTAAGGGTTTTTTCAAAACCAATGACTTGGATTATGAACCCCTGACGATAGTTCGTCGCGAAATCTTGCCCAGTGGAAAGTCAAGGGCCTTTATCAATGATTCCCCAGTTACCTTGGCAATACTATCCGAACTCGGAGGCCGTTTGATCGATGTGCATTCCCAGCACCAGACGCTATTATTGACCGAAAACGATTTTCAATTGAAGTTGATCGACGCCCTAGCGGACAACAAAGACTTATTGCAACGGTATAAAGAAGAATTGAAAACCTTTCAAAAAACCCTAAAAGAGCTGAATCAACTTATTGCATCTCAAAGTGAAGCTATTAAGGAATACGACTACAACAGTTTCTTGCTGCAGGAGTTGGAAAGTGCCCATTTAAAAGAAGGGCTGCAGGATGATTTGGAAACGGAATACGAGCAATTGAACAACGTCGAGACCATTCTTGAACAACTTTCCCAAGGATATGGTTTATTGAACGATGAACAAATGGGACTTCTGGGTTCGCTTGCGCAGTTGAAACAACTTACCAATCGTTTAGAGACTTACGGGCCGGATTTCTCAAAATTGAGTGAACGGGTGCAGTCCGTTTTTTTAGAGCTAGAAGATATCGCCACCGATTTGGAAGCCCAACAAGAGAAGGTCGAAGCCGATCCGCAACGGCTTGAGAAGGTCAATACCAGACTACAATTGTTATACGATTTACAGCGCAAGCACAATGTACAGGAAATTGAAGCGCTATTACACATTCAATCCGAACTTTCGGAAAAGGTAAGCGTTACCGAAAACTTGGAAGAAGACATCAAGGACAAGAAAACCCAACTTGTAAGCGATAAACAGGCTGTGGCGAAGACGGCCAAAGCGATACGAGATTCTAGGCAGGCAGCGATGCCCAAACTAAAAAAGCAATTAGAAGAGAGCTTGGTGCCTCTGGGAATGCCAAGTGTTTCGTTTAAAATGGAAGTTACGCCTTCCAAAGAATTCAAAAACAATGGGCAGGATGATTTGACCTTTCTTTTTTCGGCCAATAAAGGCTCGCAGTACGGCGAATTGAAAAAAGTGGCTTCCGGCGGTGAACTTTCGCGAATCATGTTGGTCATCAAAGCAATTTTGGGTAACTATGAAAACCTACCGACCATGATGTTCGATGAAATCGATACCGGCGTTTCAGGTGAGATTTCGAACAAGATGGGTGATATCATGCACGCAATGAGCAAGAGAATGCAGGTGTTTTCGATTACCCATTTACCCCAGGTCGCTTCAAAAGGCCATCAACACTATAAGGTGTTTAAGGAAGAGGAGGGTGCCACGACCCATACGCGTATGACGCTGCTGGACCAAGACGAGCGGGTAGTGGAGTTAGCCGAAATGCTGGGTGGAAAATCGCTAACCGATTCCGCCATGGCGCACGCTAGGCAATTGTTGAATTAG